In Mangifera indica cultivar Alphonso chromosome 1, CATAS_Mindica_2.1, whole genome shotgun sequence, a single genomic region encodes these proteins:
- the LOC123213782 gene encoding peroxidase 47 yields MVMGNLIGVLLIMEVIVSGFSFGADALSMGYYTMSCPFAEPIVRNTVTRALNNDPTLAAGLLRMHFHDCFIEGCDGSVLLDSTKDNTAEKDSPANLSLRGYEIIDDAKEMLENQCPGVVSCADIVAMAARDAVFWAGGPVYDIPNGRKDGRRSKMEDTINLLPPTFNTSQLINVFGKHGFSVQDMVALSGGHTLGVARCSSFKNRLNNADPTLDPEFAKTLSKTCSGGDNAEQPFDATRNTFDNFYFNAIQRKSGVLFSDQTLYTDSRTRGIVNGYAMNQAMFFLNFQRAMLKMSLLDVKEGAKGEIRSNCRKVNS; encoded by the exons ATGGTGATGGGTAATTTAATTGGTGTTTTGTTGATAATGGAAGTGATAGTAAGTGGTTTTTCATTTGGAGCTGATGCGCTGAGCATGGGCTACTACACAATGAGCTGCCCATTTGCTGAACCAATCGTCAGAAATACTGTTACAAGAGCTCTTAATAATGATCCTACTCTCGCAGCAGGACTCCTCAGAATGCATTTCCATGATTGTTTCATAGAg GGTTGTGATGGGTCAGTCCTTCTTGATTCAACAAAAGATAACACAGCAGAAAAAGACTCCCCTGCCAATTTGAGCCTGCGAGGATATGAAATTATTGATGATGCTAAGGAGATGCTTGAAAATCAATGTCCTGGTGTTGTCTCCTGCGCTGATATTGTTGCTATGGCTGCTAGAGATGCTGTTTTCTGG GCAGGAGGTCCCGTGTATGATATACCAAATGGAAGAAAGGATGGAAGAAGATCAAAGATGGAAGACACGATCAACCTGCTTCCTCCAACCTTCAATACCTCTCAGCTTATCAACGTCTTTGGGAAGCATGGTTTCTCTGTTCAAGATATGGTTGCTTTATCTG GGGGACATACCCTTGGAGTGGCAAGATGTTCATCATTCAAAAATAGATTGAATAATGCTGATCCAACTTTAGATCCAGAGTTTGCAAAGACATTATCAAAGACATGCAGTGGTGGTGACAACGCAGAGCAGCCCTTTGATGCTACCAGAAATACTTTCGATAATTTTTACTTCAATGCAATTCAGAGGAAATCCGGGGTGCTTTTTTCAGACCAGACACTGTATACAGATTCAAGAACCAGAGGCATTGTTAATGGTTATGCCATGAACCAGGCTATGTTTTTCCTTAATTTCCAGCGGGCCATGCTTAAAATGAGCTTGCTTGATGTTAAGGAGGGAGCCAAAGGAGAAATAAGATCAAACTGTCGCAAAGTTAACTCATAA
- the LOC123209391 gene encoding vesicle transport protein SFT2B isoform X3 has translation MEKVNHAFEKVKMLVGIEVEDEESEGAAASENSSSFAFMDDFNRQCTLSTKQRMYGFAICLSAGLFCTLLSLLVFFNPIKFGITFTFGNLLSLGSTAFLIGPKRQVHNKLLTLIAIILEFGALIWYSLSYIPFARTMVSKVMVACFDTEF, from the exons atggagaaGGTGAACCATGCGTTTGAGAAAGTGAAAATGCTAGTGGGAATAGAGGTTGAAGACGAAGAATCGGAAGGAGCTGCAGCTTCTGAAAATAGCAGTTCTTTTGCTTTTATGGACGACTTCAATCGCCAATGCACTTTGTCCACCAAACAG AGGATGTATGGTTTTGCCATATGCTTATCAGCAGGTTTATTTTGTACTCTACTG TCATTGCTTGTGTTCTTCAATCCAATCAAGTTCGGGATCACATTCACATTTGGGAATTTACTTTCTCTTGGGAG CACAGCATTCCTAATCGGTCCAAAACGGCAG GTTCATAACAAGCTATTGACACTTATAGCAATCATCTTAGAGTTTGGTGCACTAATTTG GTATAGCTTGAGCTACATCCCATTTGCAAGGACCATGGTCTCCAAGGTCATGGTAGCTTGCTTTGACACTGAATTTTAG
- the LOC123209391 gene encoding vesicle transport protein SFT2B isoform X2, producing MEKVNHAFEKVKMLVGIEVEDEESEGAAASENSSSFAFMDDFNRQCTLSTKQSLLVFFNPIKFGITFTFGNLLSLGSTAFLIGPKRQVTMMLDPVRIYATALYLASIIIALFCALYVHNKLLTLIAIILEFGALIWYSLSYIPFARTMVSKVMVACFDTEF from the exons atggagaaGGTGAACCATGCGTTTGAGAAAGTGAAAATGCTAGTGGGAATAGAGGTTGAAGACGAAGAATCGGAAGGAGCTGCAGCTTCTGAAAATAGCAGTTCTTTTGCTTTTATGGACGACTTCAATCGCCAATGCACTTTGTCCACCAAACAG TCATTGCTTGTGTTCTTCAATCCAATCAAGTTCGGGATCACATTCACATTTGGGAATTTACTTTCTCTTGGGAG CACAGCATTCCTAATCGGTCCAAAACGGCAGGTGACAATGATGCTTGATCCTGTTCGTATATATGCAACAGCCTTATATCTTGCAAGTATAATTATTGCTTTATTTTGTGCTCTCTAT GTTCATAACAAGCTATTGACACTTATAGCAATCATCTTAGAGTTTGGTGCACTAATTTG GTATAGCTTGAGCTACATCCCATTTGCAAGGACCATGGTCTCCAAGGTCATGGTAGCTTGCTTTGACACTGAATTTTAG
- the LOC123209391 gene encoding vesicle transport protein SFT2B isoform X1, which yields MEKVNHAFEKVKMLVGIEVEDEESEGAAASENSSSFAFMDDFNRQCTLSTKQRMYGFAICLSAGLFCTLLSLLVFFNPIKFGITFTFGNLLSLGSTAFLIGPKRQVTMMLDPVRIYATALYLASIIIALFCALYVHNKLLTLIAIILEFGALIWYSLSYIPFARTMVSKVMVACFDTEF from the exons atggagaaGGTGAACCATGCGTTTGAGAAAGTGAAAATGCTAGTGGGAATAGAGGTTGAAGACGAAGAATCGGAAGGAGCTGCAGCTTCTGAAAATAGCAGTTCTTTTGCTTTTATGGACGACTTCAATCGCCAATGCACTTTGTCCACCAAACAG AGGATGTATGGTTTTGCCATATGCTTATCAGCAGGTTTATTTTGTACTCTACTG TCATTGCTTGTGTTCTTCAATCCAATCAAGTTCGGGATCACATTCACATTTGGGAATTTACTTTCTCTTGGGAG CACAGCATTCCTAATCGGTCCAAAACGGCAGGTGACAATGATGCTTGATCCTGTTCGTATATATGCAACAGCCTTATATCTTGCAAGTATAATTATTGCTTTATTTTGTGCTCTCTAT GTTCATAACAAGCTATTGACACTTATAGCAATCATCTTAGAGTTTGGTGCACTAATTTG GTATAGCTTGAGCTACATCCCATTTGCAAGGACCATGGTCTCCAAGGTCATGGTAGCTTGCTTTGACACTGAATTTTAG